From the Brachyhypopomus gauderio isolate BG-103 chromosome 5, BGAUD_0.2, whole genome shotgun sequence genome, one window contains:
- the pmpcb gene encoding mitochondrial-processing peptidase subunit beta, with translation MAAIIRRFGVAGEHFAKNILKTNAVRKSVRQRSTAAAPAVALNVPETKVTTLANGLRVASEDSGLPTCTVGLWIDAGSRYENERNNGTAHFLEHMAFKGTKKRSQLDLELEIENMGAHLNAYTSREQTVYYAKAFSKDLPRAVEILADIIQNSTLGEAEIERERGVILREMQEVETNLQEVVFDYLHATAYQDTALGRTILGPAENIKTINRGDLLEYITTHYKGPRIVLAAAGGVSHAELIDLAKYHFGKLPARYKGEAPALPSCRFTGSEIRVRDSKMPLAHIVLAVEAVGWSHPDTIPLMVANTLIGNWDRSFGGAVNLSSRLAQEACQGSLCHSFQSFNTCYTDTGLWGLYAVCEPGTVGEMTDFTQREWMSLCTSVTESEVARAKNLLKTNMLLHLDGSTPICEDIGRQMLCYGRRLPLHELEARIDAVDANTIKEVCTKYIYNKAPAIAAVGPIDQLPDYNRIQSAMCWLRSREE, from the exons ATGGCGGCGATCATAAGACGTTTCGGTGTGGCTGGAGAGCACTTCGCAAAGAATATATTGAAAACAAACGCAGTACGAAAG TCGGTTCGGCAGCGGTCCACAGCAGCCGCACCCGCAGTGGCGCTAAACGTCCCGGAGACGAAGGTCACCACACTCGCAAATGGACTCAGAGTGGCGTCTGAAGACTCGGGATTGCCCACATGCACG GTTGGCCTGTGGATAGATGCTGGGAGTCGGTATGAGAATGAGAGGAATAACGGAACAGCCCATTTCCTCGAACACATGGCCTTTAAG GGCACAAAGAAGCGTTCTCAACTAGACCTGGAGCTCGAGATAGAGAACATGGGAGCCCATCTAAATGCCTATACGTCCAGAGAGCAGACCGTATACTACGCCAAAGCCTTCTCCAAAGACCTCCCCAGAG CTGTGGAGATTCTGGCTGACATAATCCAGAATAGCACGCTGGGGGAGGCGGAGATTGAGCGGGAGCGTGGCGTCATCCTACGAGAGATGCAGGAAGTGGAGACTAACCTACAGGAAGTTGTCTTTGACTACCTGCACGCAACTGCGTACCAGGATACTGCTCTAGGAAGAACCATACTTGGACCTGCAGAGAACATCAA AACTATAAACAGAGGAGACCTGTTGGAGTACATTACAACGCACTACAAGGGGCCAAGGATTGTGCTTGCTGCAGCTGGAG GTGTGTCTCACGCTGAACTAATTGATTTGGCTAAATATCACTTTGGAAAGCTGCCAGCCAGATACAAGGGTGAGGCACCAGCATTGCCTTCCTGTAGATTCACTGGAAGTgag ATCCGAGTCAGGGACAGCAAGATGCCACTGGCCCACATAGTTTTGGCCGTGGAGGCCGTCGGCTGGTCCCACCCCGACACCATCCCGCTCATGGTGGCCAACACGCTCATCGGGAACTGGGACCGTTCCTTCGGGGGCGCCGTG AACCTGTCGAGTCGGCTGGCCCAGGAGGCGTGTCAGGGGAGCCTGTGCCATAGCTTCCAGTCCTTCAACACGTGCTACACAGACACGGGCCTGTGGGGGCTGTACGCCGTGTGTGAGCCAGGCACCGTGGGGGAGATGACGGACTTCACGCAGCgcgagtg GATGTCGCTGTGCACCAGTGTGACGGAGAGCGAGGTTGCAAGAGCGAAGAACCTCCTGAAGACCAACATGCTGCTCCACCTGGACG GGTCCACGCCCATCTGTGAGGACATTGGCAGGCAGATGCTGTGCTACGGCCGCAGGCTCCCCCTGCACGAGCTGGAGGCCAGGATAGAC GCCGTAGATGCAAACACCATCAAGGAGGTGTGTACAAAATACATCTACAACAAAGCTCCAGCAATAGCAGCCGTTG GGCCTATTGACCAGCTCCCAGACTACAACCGCATCCAGAGCGCCATGTGCTGGTTAAGAAGCCGAGAGGAGTGA
- the med21 gene encoding mediator of RNA polymerase II transcription subunit 21 has protein sequence MADRLTQLQDAVNSLADQFCNAIGVLQQCAPPASFSNIQTSINKDQPSNPTEEYAQLFAALIARTAKDVDVLIDSLPSEESTAALQAASLRQLEEENHEAAARLEEVVYRGDLLLEKIQSALADIAQSQLRMRSGPASQPAAPES, from the exons ATGGCGGACAGGCTAACGCAACTTCAGGATGCCGTCAATTCC TTGGCGGATCAGTTTTGCAACGCTATCGGAGTGCTGCAGCAGTGCGCCCCGCCTGCATCCTTCAGCAACATCCAGACGTCCATTAACAAGGACCAGCCATCTAACCCCACAGAAG AGTATGCGCAGCTTTTTGCAGCGTTGATCGCGAGAACGGCTAAAGATGTTGACGTGTTGATCGACTCTTTGCCTAGTGAAGAATCTACAGCGGCACTACAG GCTGCAAGCCTGAGACAACTGGAGGAGGAGAACCATGAAGCGGCGGCACGgctagaggaggtggtgtaccGAGGAGACCTGCTGCTGGAGAAGATCCAGAGTGCCCTGGCCGACATCGCCCAGTCCCAGCTCCGCATGCGCAGTGGTCCGGCCAGCCAGCCCGCGGCCCCTGAGTCTTGA